A stretch of the Papaver somniferum cultivar HN1 chromosome 6, ASM357369v1, whole genome shotgun sequence genome encodes the following:
- the LOC113287023 gene encoding shikimate kinase 3, chloroplastic-like isoform X1, producing MDATTCASSLNCYYKQNGFHEMGRKKSSNGFLRLSSNRNGEIVSLKMIKSRDLRCNKNLGQRKLDGFELSCSYKNYQAPALESEKSRVLVDEPSILKKKSEDVVPYMNGRCIYLVGMMGSGKTTVGKILSEVLGYSFFDSDKLIEQAAGGTSVAQIFKQYSESFFRDNESEVLKELSLMRRLVVATGGGAVIRPINWKYMKQGITVWLDVPLEALARRIAAVGTDSRPLLHQESGDPYTKALQRLSTLSKERGEAYANADARVSLEHIADKLGYDDVGNLTPLSIAVEVLEQIEKFLQGEEETARNL from the exons ATGGATGCAACTACATGTGCTTCAAGTTTGAATTGTTATTATAAGCAAAATGGGTTTCATGAGATGGGGAGGAAGAAATCATCTAATGGGTTTTTGAGATTATCATCTAACAGAAATGGAGAGATTGTAAGTTTAAAGATGATTAAATCTAGGGATTTGAGATGTAATAAGAATTTGGGGCAGAGGAAATTGGATGGATTTGAGCTTTCTTGTTCTTATAAGAATTATCAAG CTCCAGCATTGGAGTCGGAGAAAAGTCGCGTTTTAGTTGACGAGCCTTCCATTTTGAAG AAAAAATCTGAAGATGTTGTGCCATACATGAATGGACGTTGCATATATCTTGTTG GAATGATGGGTTCTGGAAAAACAACCGTGGGCAAGATTTTGTCGGAAGTATTAGGTTATTCTTTCTTTGACAG TGACAAACTGATTGAGCAGGCTGCTGGCGGAACTTCTGTTGCTCAGATCTTCAAACAGTATAGTGAGAGTTTCTTCAGAGATAATGAG AGTGAGGTACTGAAGGAGTTATCTTTAATGCGTCGACTGGTTGTTGCCACTGGAGGTGGTGCGGTAATTCGACCAATCAACTG GAAATATATGAAACAGGGTATCACTGTCTGGTTAGATGTGCCTTTGGAAGCTTTGGCTAGACGCATTGCTGCTGTAGGGACAGATTCTAGGCCTCTTTTGCATCAGGAATCTGGCGATCCTTACACAAAG GCTTTACAGCGACTTTCAACACTTTCCAAAGAGAGAGGTGAAGCATATGCCAACGCTGATGCTAGAGTTTCCCTTGAAC ATATTGCAGACAAATTGGGTTATGATGATGTTGGCAATCTTACACCTCTTTCTATCGCTGTTGAG GTACTTGAACAAATTGAAAAATTCCTCCAGGGTGAAGAAGAAACCGCTAGAAATTTGTAG
- the LOC113287021 gene encoding purine permease 3-like — protein sequence MATSAMDIETIGILGTTQNGNSETHTEKTIETKNWLLITINCAFTICGAVGGPLLMRLYYLHGGSRIWLSSFEASAGFPILIFPLIFLFFRSKSSADKILSSFWLETKLFLWGAILGILYGLVTFMYALGLSYIPLSTSSLLMATQLCFTAFFAWLIVKQKFTAFVINAVVVMTLGSVVLGINTDGDRPVGVSKAQYLLGFLLTLGAAALAGLITPLIELAFSKATRNLCYSSLLNFQVILSVFSTIVCVIGMLVNKDFQAIPREANDFELGKANYYIIMIVTAIIWQLLGVGTVGVIFYTSALFSGILGSVLVPLTGVTAIMFYHESFTGLKGMALALCFWGLCSYFYGEYKMMKKVVHDETPETIDNIENDPNRLDNQDAPYTLNQVL from the exons ATGGCTACTTCCGCCATGGATATTGAAACAATAGGAATTCTAGGAACAACCCAAAATGGCAATTCAGAAACACATACAGAAAAAACAATCGAAACCAAAAACTGGCTGCTGATTACTATAAATTGTGCTTTTACTATTTGTGGTGCAGTAGGTGGTCCGCTCTTAATGAGACTGTACTATCTTCATGGTGGCAGCCGTATATGGCTGAGTAGTTTTGAAGCATCTGCTGGTTTTCCAATTCTCATTTTTCCtctcatttttctcttctttcggtCGAAATCATCCGCCGATAAAATTTTGTCATCTTTTTGGTTGGAGACCAAGCTATTTCTTTGGGGTGCCATACTGGGAATTCTGTATGGTCTTGTTACTTTTATGTACGCATTGGGTTTATCCTATATTCCATTATCAACTTCATCCCTTCTCATGGCAACTCAATTATGTTTTACTGCATTTTTTGCATGGCTGATTGTGAAGCAAAAATTTACAGCTTTTGTAATAAATGCAGTGGTTGTGATGACCCTTGGATCTGTCGTGCTGGGTATTAATACTGATGGGGATAGGCCAgttggtgtatcaaaagctcagTATCTATTAGGATTTCTTTTGACGTTGGGTGCTGCTGCTTTAGCTGGGTTAATAACGCCTCTCATTGAACTTGCTTTCAGTAAAGCCACTAGAAACCTCTGTTATTCAAGTCTGCTAAACTTCCAGGTCATACTTTCGGTTTTTTCAACCATCGTTTGCGTCATAGGGATGCTAGTCAACAAGGATTTTCAG GCTATACCTAGAGAAGCAAATGATTTTGAACTTGGCAAAGCCAACTATTATATCATAATGATCGTGACCGCAATAATATGGCAATTGCTAGGTGTCGGAACCGTGGGCGTAATCTTCTACACAAGTGCTCTTTTCAGTGGTATACTCGGATCAGTCCTAGTCCCATTAACAGGAGTAACAGCCATTATGTTTTACCATGAAAGTTTCACAGGATTAAAAGGAATGGCTTTGGCATTATGTTTTTGGGGTTTATGTTCTTACTTTTATGGAGAATacaagatgatgaagaaggtaGTCCATGATGAAACCCCTGAAACAATTGACAACATCGAAAATGATCCTAATAGATTGGATAATCAAGATGCACCATATACCCTTAATCAGGTATTGTGA
- the LOC113287023 gene encoding shikimate kinase 3, chloroplastic-like isoform X2, protein MDATTCASSLNCYYKQNGFHEMGRKKSSNGFLRLSSNRNGEIVSLKMIKSRDLRCNKNLGQRKLDGFELSCSYKNYQALESEKSRVLVDEPSILKKKSEDVVPYMNGRCIYLVGMMGSGKTTVGKILSEVLGYSFFDSDKLIEQAAGGTSVAQIFKQYSESFFRDNESEVLKELSLMRRLVVATGGGAVIRPINWKYMKQGITVWLDVPLEALARRIAAVGTDSRPLLHQESGDPYTKALQRLSTLSKERGEAYANADARVSLEHIADKLGYDDVGNLTPLSIAVEVLEQIEKFLQGEEETARNL, encoded by the exons ATGGATGCAACTACATGTGCTTCAAGTTTGAATTGTTATTATAAGCAAAATGGGTTTCATGAGATGGGGAGGAAGAAATCATCTAATGGGTTTTTGAGATTATCATCTAACAGAAATGGAGAGATTGTAAGTTTAAAGATGATTAAATCTAGGGATTTGAGATGTAATAAGAATTTGGGGCAGAGGAAATTGGATGGATTTGAGCTTTCTTGTTCTTATAAGAATTATCAAG CATTGGAGTCGGAGAAAAGTCGCGTTTTAGTTGACGAGCCTTCCATTTTGAAG AAAAAATCTGAAGATGTTGTGCCATACATGAATGGACGTTGCATATATCTTGTTG GAATGATGGGTTCTGGAAAAACAACCGTGGGCAAGATTTTGTCGGAAGTATTAGGTTATTCTTTCTTTGACAG TGACAAACTGATTGAGCAGGCTGCTGGCGGAACTTCTGTTGCTCAGATCTTCAAACAGTATAGTGAGAGTTTCTTCAGAGATAATGAG AGTGAGGTACTGAAGGAGTTATCTTTAATGCGTCGACTGGTTGTTGCCACTGGAGGTGGTGCGGTAATTCGACCAATCAACTG GAAATATATGAAACAGGGTATCACTGTCTGGTTAGATGTGCCTTTGGAAGCTTTGGCTAGACGCATTGCTGCTGTAGGGACAGATTCTAGGCCTCTTTTGCATCAGGAATCTGGCGATCCTTACACAAAG GCTTTACAGCGACTTTCAACACTTTCCAAAGAGAGAGGTGAAGCATATGCCAACGCTGATGCTAGAGTTTCCCTTGAAC ATATTGCAGACAAATTGGGTTATGATGATGTTGGCAATCTTACACCTCTTTCTATCGCTGTTGAG GTACTTGAACAAATTGAAAAATTCCTCCAGGGTGAAGAAGAAACCGCTAGAAATTTGTAG